One part of the Haemophilus parainfluenzae genome encodes these proteins:
- a CDS encoding MobA/MobL family protein, producing the protein MAIYHLNVRYCSKSKGQSAQAKNDYINRNDKYSKRLDDLQFSGYGNMPKFAEDNPQEFWRLSDIYERANARVCTEIEFALPRELTLEQQQKLVSSFIENTVDSGSNKLPYSFAIHTDKNNHNPHCHLIFSERQLDGIDRTAEQFFKRANTKSPEKGGAMKTADFRDREFIQSVRKTWREQANQALEQYGYAARIDERSYKEQGIEQAPRARIDRVTWQELNRLEQEERQIVQELALKGQEINKEKSYLKKIEEKQAQGMGKYESKFAAAFSKLSESALKHDLSNEKEKDSKIHAQEEKVPQNRIQGLSQADFDQFLIDEWLPQIEKYVKAQEKRDGMEVEITQYDKDLQRIQGEYNKLTDKNQGFLGLWETKEQKAKKKELEDEYKHTAEQRNAKSQELAEYSQKIKAYEQKTLEPINEKIAKYQADNPEIKMRSLGFVKKIKAQGAYKAAQERMEREKQHQQEKQQRHLERESGLSL; encoded by the coding sequence ATGGCAATCTATCATTTAAACGTTCGCTATTGCAGTAAAAGCAAAGGGCAATCAGCTCAAGCCAAAAACGACTACATCAACCGCAATGATAAATACTCAAAGCGGTTAGATGATTTACAGTTTTCAGGCTATGGCAATATGCCAAAATTTGCCGAAGATAATCCGCAAGAATTTTGGCGATTGTCAGATATTTACGAGCGAGCTAATGCCCGAGTTTGTACTGAAATTGAATTTGCTTTACCTAGAGAATTAACCCTAGAACAACAGCAAAAATTAGTAAGTTCTTTCATAGAAAATACGGTTGATAGCGGTAGCAATAAACTACCCTACTCTTTCGCTATCCATACCGATAAAAATAATCATAATCCCCATTGTCATTTGATATTTTCAGAACGCCAACTTGACGGCATAGACCGTACAGCCGAGCAGTTTTTTAAACGTGCTAATACTAAATCCCCAGAAAAGGGCGGAGCGATGAAAACGGCAGATTTTCGAGATCGTGAGTTTATCCAATCTGTCCGAAAAACGTGGAGAGAGCAAGCTAATCAAGCCTTAGAGCAATACGGATATGCCGCACGAATTGACGAACGTAGCTACAAGGAACAAGGCATAGAGCAAGCCCCAAGAGCAAGAATTGACAGGGTAACGTGGCAAGAATTGAACCGATTAGAGCAAGAAGAACGCCAAATCGTGCAAGAGCTTGCACTTAAAGGGCAAGAAATTAACAAAGAAAAATCCTACTTGAAGAAAATCGAAGAAAAACAGGCTCAAGGAATGGGCAAATATGAATCCAAATTCGCAGCTGCGTTTTCTAAATTATCGGAAAGTGCCCTAAAACACGATTTAAGCAACGAAAAAGAAAAAGACAGTAAAATACACGCTCAAGAAGAAAAAGTGCCTCAAAATCGCATTCAGGGGCTTTCTCAAGCAGATTTTGATCAGTTTTTAATTGATGAATGGCTACCTCAAATAGAAAAATACGTTAAAGCCCAAGAAAAGCGGGACGGAATGGAAGTAGAGATCACGCAATACGACAAGGATTTACAGCGTATTCAGGGGGAATATAACAAACTCACAGATAAAAATCAGGGTTTTCTCGGTTTATGGGAAACTAAAGAGCAAAAAGCAAAGAAAAAAGAGCTTGAAGATGAATACAAACATACAGCAGAGCAACGGAATGCTAAAAGCCAAGAATTAGCCGAGTATAGCCAAAAAATAAAAGCATACGAACAGAAAACGCTAGAGCCAATTAACGAGAAGATTGCCAAATATCAAGCTGACAACCCTGAAATAAAAATGCGGAGCTTAGGATTTGTGAAAAAAATTAAGGCTCAAGGGGCATATAAAGCGGCTCAAGAGCGAATGGAGCGAGAAAAACAGCACCAACAGGAAAAACAACAGAGACATTTAGAGCGAGAGAGTGGTTTGAGCTTGTAG